A portion of the Bactrocera neohumeralis isolate Rockhampton chromosome 2, APGP_CSIRO_Bneo_wtdbg2-racon-allhic-juicebox.fasta_v2, whole genome shotgun sequence genome contains these proteins:
- the LOC126756576 gene encoding protein Fer3, with protein MQHHPEPSYMPEVPFQPLWGQEAPPPPPIVPYQELIAGFPCTDLALWQRSQVSNLVSNHRSTNSRSNNSESTNGSLTKKTRRRVASMAQRRAANIRERRRMFNLNEAFDKLRRKVPTFAYEKRLSRIETLRLAITYIGFMTELLTGAPMSTHKPRSNDLYAGMNGHHHPGPIGHHHLHPAAFQRDFVSPYSHSLS; from the exons ATGCAACATCATCCCGAACCGTCTTATATGCCGGAAGTGCCGTTTCAGCCTTTGTGGGGGCAGGAAGCCCCTCCTCCGCCCCCAATTGTGCCATATCAAGAATTAATCGCTGGCTTTCCCTGTACCGATTTAG CTCTTTGGCAACGCTCACAGGTAAGCAATTTGGTAAGTAATCACCGATCCACAAACAGTCGCAGCAATAATTCGGAATCGACCAATGGAAGCCTAACGAAAAAGACTCGTCGACGAGTGGCATCGATGGCTCAACGACGGGCGGCAAATATTCGCGAACGCCGTAGGATGTTTAACCTAAATGAAGCCTTTGACAAATTGCGACGAAAAGTACCAACATTTGCATACGAAAAGAGACTGTCTCGCATCGAAACTCTACGCCTGGCAATCACATACATAGGGTTCATGACCGAACTTTTGACTGGTGCCCCGATGTCGACGCACAAACCGCGTTCGAATGATCTTTATGCGGGAATGAATGGGCACCATCATCCCGGCCCGATCGGTCACCACCATCTTCATCCGGCGGCATTTCAAAGGGATTTCGTATCGCCCTATAGTCACAGCTTAAGCTAA